Proteins encoded within one genomic window of Setaria italica strain Yugu1 chromosome IV, Setaria_italica_v2.0, whole genome shotgun sequence:
- the LOC101754468 gene encoding uncharacterized protein LOC101754468 isoform X1 has translation MASRGGGVASSAGDPSSPSARGWGEADESGSGGVGKVKLMCSFGGRIAPRPGDGALRYVGGQTRLISVPRAASFGELLRKVEAVDEAASPGGAGGGVLLRYQLPGEDLDALISVSGPEDYDNMMEEYEKLAAAAPDGSAKLRVFLFPASGTGSDAAGGGGSGSGSHHLASAAAAAPVDESGQRYIDAINCVSAEAVAAAMRRKDSVASAGSSAHNSEASEYSGLVEGMSPHAGPPPPSVATEYTYSGGAHYHGGFPDSVGFTSAVTMSAPAMGIPAQNPILVRTEPSTMQPHHVAAAAYATSQQPPQVTSYVQQQQPPQVAQYVPHQQPQSASYQQQMPQSYIEPQQVHYINAQQFGVHGVPQSVNFVPVQMSQFMPSIPVTSSMATAAAQQVGTFRPVSAGVEPVQENMQFTRTVQAPVDQSYRVLQTPLSQLPPLPSVHLQTSDTQRYGVQPAMTSAISTPVVTSSGTIPVVLSSATVPSVRYDDCTMCQKSLPHAHSDNIIQERGNPRALSNPEAAPVFYSLHQDSGSNKSSPDANSGTPANYMVEPRAGNAVGMSQFESVLPARMPGVQATASPDAGVPVQPTMVALPVSSPPAPNGAFVGHPIQAGVEDPARYQQQPYSYSLQPQQVPVNGPQVIDAGAYKNANYPAAEPLREYARDLPHDYTRAIDARMQGVHLGPIAPPESSVQGKPSFPHGTIDHAKAEKPPVNIDGSSMYKSQAGGYHMGITNAFTAPALTQEDNIARHSEQPPPAFDVGAQSVHPDIIQNPLNVPVQNNLRAPIEPPVSNEKVPVRPPYSGVQVPAGTPPQLPREMLGHLVSAPPDGSSNFPLQATAGIDRVEATRELAYTDSLFSNQDPWKAVGNVSLVPPRPSKLAKEPLASGDQYMDGHVPDINANGPILLEEGNLPHIQDPGFKDIHTIKVNKGFGEENIKRQLQAVAEGVAASVLQSPFPEKPAALSGDHIDSHGAVVDAKVKDEGNNQSDKTSQGVQVLDDIDNLQIIKNSDLEELRELGSGTFGTVYHGKWRGSDVAIKRINDRCFAGKASEQERMRTDFWNEAGKLASLHHPNVVAFYGVVLDGPGGSVATVTEYMANGSLRQALQRHENRIFDRRRRLLIAMDVAFGMEYLHGKNIVHFDLKSDNLLVNLRDPQRPICKVGDLGLSKVKCQTLISGGVRGTLPWMAPELLNGSSSLVSEKVDVFSFGIVMWELLTGEEPYAELHYGAIIGGIVNNTLRPRVPESCDPQWRALMEQCWAAEPSERPSFTEVGNSLRAMAASPTKAQPQK, from the exons CGAGCGCGAGGGGGTGGGGGGAGGCCGACGAGTCGGGGTCGGGTGGGGTGGGGAAGGTGAAGCTGATGTGCAGCTTCGGTGGCCGGATCGCGCCGCGGCCAGGGGATGGGGCGCTGCGGTACGTGGGGGGCCAGACGCGGCTCATCTCCGTCCCGCGTGCCGCCTCCTTCGGGGAGCTCCTGCGGAAGGTCGAGGCGGTGGACGAGGCGGCGtcccccggcggcgccggcggcggggtgctCCTCCGGTACCAGCTCCCCGGGGAGGACCTCGACGCGCTCATCTCCGTCTCCGGGCCCGAGGACTACGACAACATGATGGAGGAGTACGAgaagctggccgccgccgcgcccgacgGCTCCGCCAAGCTCCGGGTCTTCCTCTTCCCGGCCTCAGGGACCGGGAGcgacgccgcgggcggcggcggctccggctccgggtcCCAccacctcgcctccgccgccgccgccgcgcccgtcgacGAGTCCGGGCAGCGCTACATCGACGCCATCAACTGCGTCTCCGCggaggccgtcgccgccgccatgcgccGCAAGGACAGCGTCGCCAGCGCCGGCTCGTCCGCGCACAACTCCGAGGCCTCAGAGTACAGCGGCCTTGTCGAAGGTATGTCGCCGCACGCGggaccgccgcctccttccgTTGCGACTGAGTACACGTATTCAGGTGGAGCCCATTACCATGGTGGTTTCCCGGATTCGGTGGGGTTCACCAGTGCCGTCACCATGTCGGCTCCGGCCATGGGCATCCCAGCGCAAAATCCTATCCTAGTTAGGACGGAGCCATCAACGATGCAGCCTCatcatgttgctgctgctgcttatgCGACATCGCAGCAGCCACCTCAAGTCACCAGCtatgtgcagcagcagcagccgcctcaAGTCGCCCAATATGTGCCGCACCAGCAGCCTCAGTCTGCTTCGTATCAGCAGCAGATGCCGCAGTCGTATATAGAACCGCAGCAAGTCCACTACATCAATGCGCAACAATTTGGTGTTCATGGTGTGCCGCAATCTGTCAATTTTGTGCCTGTGCAGATGAGCCAGTTCATGCCTAGCATTCCAGTGACGAGTTCTATGGCGACCGCTGCTGCTCAACAAGTCGGTACGTTCAGGCCTGTTTCTGCTGGTGTAGAACCTGTTCAGGAGAACATGCAGTTCACAAGGACAGTGCAAGCTCCAGTTGATCAGAGTTACCGGGTGCTGCAGACGCCACTGTCGCAGCTTCCTCCTTTGCCTTCTGTGCATTTGCAGACAAGTGATACGCAGAGATACGGTGTTCAACCGGCGATGACAAGCGCAATAAGCACACCGGTGGTGACAAGCTCAGGGACGATTCCTGTGGTGCTTAGCTCGGCCACTGTTCCATCAGTGAGGTATGATGATTGCACAATGTGCCAGAAATCTTTGCCGCACGCCCATTCGGATAACATtatccaggagcggggaaatcCTCGTGCACTGAGCAACCCTGAGGCAGCTCCGGTATTTTACAGCCTGCATCAAGATAGTGGGTCCAACAAATCCAGTCCAGATGCGAACTCAGGAACTCCTGCTAATTATATGGTAGAACCGAGAGCTGGGAACGCAGTAGGGATGAGTCAATTTGAGTCCGTACTCCCTGCCAGAATGCCTGGAGTCCAGGCAActgcatctccagatgcaggTGTGCCGGTTCAACCCACCATGGTTGCCTTACCAGTTTCTAGTCCACCTGCTCCAAATGGAGCATTTGTGGGTCATCCTATTCAGGCCGGGGTTGAAGATCCTGCCAGGTACCAGCAGCAACCATACTCTTATAGCTTGCAACCACAACAAGTTCCAGTTAATGGCCCGCAAGTCATTGATGCCGGTGCATACAAGAATGCAAACTATCCAGCAGCAGAACCGCTTAGAGAATATGCTCGTGATCTTCCTCATGATTATACCAGAGCTATCGATGCCCGTATGCAAGGAGTTCATTTGGGTCCTATTGCCCCTCCAGAATCTAGTGTTCAAGGAAAGCCTTCTTTTCCTCATGGTACCATTGACCATGCAAAAGCTGAGAAGCCACCTGTAAATATTGACGGTAGTTCTATGtacaaatctcaagctggaggGTATCATATGGGGATTACCAATGCCTTCACTGCTCCTGCTTTGACCCAAGAGGACAACATTGCAAGGCATAGTGAACAACCACCACCTGCTTTTGATGTTGGTGCACAAAGTGTTCATCCTGACATAATCCAGAATCCACTCAATGTGCCAGTCCAGAACAACCTTAGAGCGCCCATTGAGCCACCTGTTTCCAATGAAAAGGTTCCTGTCCGACCACCTTACTCTGGTGTTCAGGTTCCTGCTGGGACACCTCCACAGCTTCCTAGGGAAATGCTTGGTCACTTGGTCTCTGCTCCCCCTGATGGCAGCAGTAACTTCCCATTGCAGGCTACTGCTGGTATTGATCGTGTTGAAGCTACACGGGAACTAGCTTACACAGATTCACTTTTCTCAAACCAGGATCCTTGGAAAGCAGTGGGAAATGTCTCTTTAGTTCCTCCAAGGCCAAGCAAGCTAGCTAAAGAGCCTCTTGCTTCTGGAGATCAATACATGGATGGTCATGTTCCTGATATCAACGCAAATGGTCCCATACTCTTAGAAGAAGGGAATCTTCCACACATTCAGGACCCAGGGTTTAAGGATATCCACACGATTAAAGTGAACAAAG GATTTGGTGAGGAAAATATTAAGCGACAATTACAAGCTGTTGCTGAAGGGGTGGCAGCATCAGTTCTTCAGTCACCCTTTCCAGAAAAACCAGCTGCATTATCTGGTGATCACATAGATTCACATGGAGCAGTAGTTGATGCAAAAGTTAAG GATGAGGGTAACAATCAGTCAGACAAAACAAGCCAGGGAGTTCAAGTTTTAGATGACATCGACAACCTTCAG ATAATCAAGAACAGTGATCTTGAAGAATTGCGTGAACTGGGTTCTGGGACCTTTGGTACAGTTTATCATGGGAAATGGAGAGGTTCTGATGTTGCTATTAAGAGAATCAATGATCGATGCTTTGCTGGGAAGGCTTCTGAGCAAGAGCGCATG AGAACTGATTTCTGGAATGAAGCTGGCAAGCTTGCATCTCTGCACCATCCAAATGTTGTAGCCTTTTATGGTGTTGTTCTAGATGGGCCTGGTGGATCCGTTGCAACTGTAACTGAGTACATGGCTAATGGTTCACTACGACAAGCATTGCAAAGACATGAAAA CAGGATATTCGATCGGCGTAGGCGTCTACTAATTGCAATGGATGTTGCATTTGGAATGGAGTATTTGCATGGGAAGAATATTGTGCATTTTGACTTAAAGAGTGATAATCTGCTCGTCAACCTAAGAGATCCTCAACGCCCTATATGCAAG GTTGGTGATTTGGGCTTATCGAAGGTTAAATGCCAGACGCTGATCTCTGGTGGAGTGCGAGGAACGCTTCCTTGGATGGCCCCTGAGCTGTTGAATGGCAGCAGCAGCCTTGTTTCTGAAAAG GTCGATGTTTTCTCGTTCGGAATCGTGATGTGGGAACTACTTACTGGTGAAGAGCCTTACGCTGAGCTGCACTATGGTGCCATCATAG GTGGGATAGTTAACAACACGCTGCGTCCTCGGGTGCCTGAGTCCTGCGATCCCCAGTGGAGGGCGTTGATGGAGCAGTGCTGGGCAGCCGAGCCGTCAGAGAGGCCGAGCTTCACGGAGGTCGGCAATAGCCTGCGCGCCATGGCGGCTTCTCCTACCAAGGCCCAACCACAGAAATAG
- the LOC101754468 gene encoding uncharacterized protein LOC101754468 isoform X2 produces MASRGGGVASSAGDPSSPSARGWGEADESGSGGVGKVKLMCSFGGRIAPRPGDGALRYVGGQTRLISVPRAASFGELLRKVEAVDEAASPGGAGGGVLLRYQLPGEDLDALISVSGPEDYDNMMEEYEKLAAAAPDGSAKLRVFLFPASGTGSDAAGGGGSGSGSHHLASAAAAAPVDESGQRYIDAINCVSAEAVAAAMRRKDSVASAGSSAHNSEASEYSGLVEGMSPHAGPPPPSVATEYTYSGGAHYHGGFPDSVGFTSAVTMSAPAMGIPAQNPILVRTEPSTMQPHHVAAAAYATSQQPPQVTSYVQQQQPPQVAQYVPHQQPQSASYQQQMPQSYIEPQQVHYINAQQFGVHGVPQSVNFVPVQMSQFMPSIPVTSSMATAAAQQVGTFRPVSAGVEPVQENMQFTRTVQAPVDQSYRVLQTPLSQLPPLPSVHLQTSDTQRYGVQPAMTSAISTPVVTSSGTIPVVLSSATVPSVRYDDCTMCQKSLPHAHSDNIIQERGNPRALSNPEAAPVFYSLHQDSGSNKSSPDANSGTPANYMVEPRAGNAVGMSQFESVLPARMPGVQATASPDAGVPVQPTMVALPVSSPPAPNGAFVGHPIQAGVEDPARYQQQPYSYSLQPQQVPVNGPQVIDAGAYKNANYPAAEPLREYARDLPHDYTRAIDARMQGVHLGPIAPPESSVQGKPSFPHGTIDHAKAEKPPVNIDGSSMYKSQAGGYHMGITNAFTAPALTQEDNIARHSEQPPPAFDVGAQSVHPDIIQNPLNVPVQNNLRAPIEPPVSNEKVPVRPPYSGVQVPAGTPPQLPREMLGHLVSAPPDGSSNFPLQATAGIDRVEATRELAYTDSLFSNQDPWKAVGNVSLVPPRPSKLAKEPLASGDQYMDGHVPDINANGPILLEEGNLPHIQDPGFKDIHTIKVNKGFGEENIKRQLQAVAEGVAASVLQSPFPEKPAALSGDHIDSHGAVVDAKVKDEGNNQSDKTSQGVQVLDDIDNLQIIKNSDLEELRELGSGTFGTVYHGKWRGSDVAIKRINDRCFAGKASEQERMRTDFWNEAGKLASLHHPNVVAFYGVVLDGPGGSVATVTEYMANGSLRQALQRHEKIFDRRRRLLIAMDVAFGMEYLHGKNIVHFDLKSDNLLVNLRDPQRPICKVGDLGLSKVKCQTLISGGVRGTLPWMAPELLNGSSSLVSEKVDVFSFGIVMWELLTGEEPYAELHYGAIIGGIVNNTLRPRVPESCDPQWRALMEQCWAAEPSERPSFTEVGNSLRAMAASPTKAQPQK; encoded by the exons CGAGCGCGAGGGGGTGGGGGGAGGCCGACGAGTCGGGGTCGGGTGGGGTGGGGAAGGTGAAGCTGATGTGCAGCTTCGGTGGCCGGATCGCGCCGCGGCCAGGGGATGGGGCGCTGCGGTACGTGGGGGGCCAGACGCGGCTCATCTCCGTCCCGCGTGCCGCCTCCTTCGGGGAGCTCCTGCGGAAGGTCGAGGCGGTGGACGAGGCGGCGtcccccggcggcgccggcggcggggtgctCCTCCGGTACCAGCTCCCCGGGGAGGACCTCGACGCGCTCATCTCCGTCTCCGGGCCCGAGGACTACGACAACATGATGGAGGAGTACGAgaagctggccgccgccgcgcccgacgGCTCCGCCAAGCTCCGGGTCTTCCTCTTCCCGGCCTCAGGGACCGGGAGcgacgccgcgggcggcggcggctccggctccgggtcCCAccacctcgcctccgccgccgccgccgcgcccgtcgacGAGTCCGGGCAGCGCTACATCGACGCCATCAACTGCGTCTCCGCggaggccgtcgccgccgccatgcgccGCAAGGACAGCGTCGCCAGCGCCGGCTCGTCCGCGCACAACTCCGAGGCCTCAGAGTACAGCGGCCTTGTCGAAGGTATGTCGCCGCACGCGggaccgccgcctccttccgTTGCGACTGAGTACACGTATTCAGGTGGAGCCCATTACCATGGTGGTTTCCCGGATTCGGTGGGGTTCACCAGTGCCGTCACCATGTCGGCTCCGGCCATGGGCATCCCAGCGCAAAATCCTATCCTAGTTAGGACGGAGCCATCAACGATGCAGCCTCatcatgttgctgctgctgcttatgCGACATCGCAGCAGCCACCTCAAGTCACCAGCtatgtgcagcagcagcagccgcctcaAGTCGCCCAATATGTGCCGCACCAGCAGCCTCAGTCTGCTTCGTATCAGCAGCAGATGCCGCAGTCGTATATAGAACCGCAGCAAGTCCACTACATCAATGCGCAACAATTTGGTGTTCATGGTGTGCCGCAATCTGTCAATTTTGTGCCTGTGCAGATGAGCCAGTTCATGCCTAGCATTCCAGTGACGAGTTCTATGGCGACCGCTGCTGCTCAACAAGTCGGTACGTTCAGGCCTGTTTCTGCTGGTGTAGAACCTGTTCAGGAGAACATGCAGTTCACAAGGACAGTGCAAGCTCCAGTTGATCAGAGTTACCGGGTGCTGCAGACGCCACTGTCGCAGCTTCCTCCTTTGCCTTCTGTGCATTTGCAGACAAGTGATACGCAGAGATACGGTGTTCAACCGGCGATGACAAGCGCAATAAGCACACCGGTGGTGACAAGCTCAGGGACGATTCCTGTGGTGCTTAGCTCGGCCACTGTTCCATCAGTGAGGTATGATGATTGCACAATGTGCCAGAAATCTTTGCCGCACGCCCATTCGGATAACATtatccaggagcggggaaatcCTCGTGCACTGAGCAACCCTGAGGCAGCTCCGGTATTTTACAGCCTGCATCAAGATAGTGGGTCCAACAAATCCAGTCCAGATGCGAACTCAGGAACTCCTGCTAATTATATGGTAGAACCGAGAGCTGGGAACGCAGTAGGGATGAGTCAATTTGAGTCCGTACTCCCTGCCAGAATGCCTGGAGTCCAGGCAActgcatctccagatgcaggTGTGCCGGTTCAACCCACCATGGTTGCCTTACCAGTTTCTAGTCCACCTGCTCCAAATGGAGCATTTGTGGGTCATCCTATTCAGGCCGGGGTTGAAGATCCTGCCAGGTACCAGCAGCAACCATACTCTTATAGCTTGCAACCACAACAAGTTCCAGTTAATGGCCCGCAAGTCATTGATGCCGGTGCATACAAGAATGCAAACTATCCAGCAGCAGAACCGCTTAGAGAATATGCTCGTGATCTTCCTCATGATTATACCAGAGCTATCGATGCCCGTATGCAAGGAGTTCATTTGGGTCCTATTGCCCCTCCAGAATCTAGTGTTCAAGGAAAGCCTTCTTTTCCTCATGGTACCATTGACCATGCAAAAGCTGAGAAGCCACCTGTAAATATTGACGGTAGTTCTATGtacaaatctcaagctggaggGTATCATATGGGGATTACCAATGCCTTCACTGCTCCTGCTTTGACCCAAGAGGACAACATTGCAAGGCATAGTGAACAACCACCACCTGCTTTTGATGTTGGTGCACAAAGTGTTCATCCTGACATAATCCAGAATCCACTCAATGTGCCAGTCCAGAACAACCTTAGAGCGCCCATTGAGCCACCTGTTTCCAATGAAAAGGTTCCTGTCCGACCACCTTACTCTGGTGTTCAGGTTCCTGCTGGGACACCTCCACAGCTTCCTAGGGAAATGCTTGGTCACTTGGTCTCTGCTCCCCCTGATGGCAGCAGTAACTTCCCATTGCAGGCTACTGCTGGTATTGATCGTGTTGAAGCTACACGGGAACTAGCTTACACAGATTCACTTTTCTCAAACCAGGATCCTTGGAAAGCAGTGGGAAATGTCTCTTTAGTTCCTCCAAGGCCAAGCAAGCTAGCTAAAGAGCCTCTTGCTTCTGGAGATCAATACATGGATGGTCATGTTCCTGATATCAACGCAAATGGTCCCATACTCTTAGAAGAAGGGAATCTTCCACACATTCAGGACCCAGGGTTTAAGGATATCCACACGATTAAAGTGAACAAAG GATTTGGTGAGGAAAATATTAAGCGACAATTACAAGCTGTTGCTGAAGGGGTGGCAGCATCAGTTCTTCAGTCACCCTTTCCAGAAAAACCAGCTGCATTATCTGGTGATCACATAGATTCACATGGAGCAGTAGTTGATGCAAAAGTTAAG GATGAGGGTAACAATCAGTCAGACAAAACAAGCCAGGGAGTTCAAGTTTTAGATGACATCGACAACCTTCAG ATAATCAAGAACAGTGATCTTGAAGAATTGCGTGAACTGGGTTCTGGGACCTTTGGTACAGTTTATCATGGGAAATGGAGAGGTTCTGATGTTGCTATTAAGAGAATCAATGATCGATGCTTTGCTGGGAAGGCTTCTGAGCAAGAGCGCATG AGAACTGATTTCTGGAATGAAGCTGGCAAGCTTGCATCTCTGCACCATCCAAATGTTGTAGCCTTTTATGGTGTTGTTCTAGATGGGCCTGGTGGATCCGTTGCAACTGTAACTGAGTACATGGCTAATGGTTCACTACGACAAGCATTGCAAAGACATGAAAA GATATTCGATCGGCGTAGGCGTCTACTAATTGCAATGGATGTTGCATTTGGAATGGAGTATTTGCATGGGAAGAATATTGTGCATTTTGACTTAAAGAGTGATAATCTGCTCGTCAACCTAAGAGATCCTCAACGCCCTATATGCAAG GTTGGTGATTTGGGCTTATCGAAGGTTAAATGCCAGACGCTGATCTCTGGTGGAGTGCGAGGAACGCTTCCTTGGATGGCCCCTGAGCTGTTGAATGGCAGCAGCAGCCTTGTTTCTGAAAAG GTCGATGTTTTCTCGTTCGGAATCGTGATGTGGGAACTACTTACTGGTGAAGAGCCTTACGCTGAGCTGCACTATGGTGCCATCATAG GTGGGATAGTTAACAACACGCTGCGTCCTCGGGTGCCTGAGTCCTGCGATCCCCAGTGGAGGGCGTTGATGGAGCAGTGCTGGGCAGCCGAGCCGTCAGAGAGGCCGAGCTTCACGGAGGTCGGCAATAGCCTGCGCGCCATGGCGGCTTCTCCTACCAAGGCCCAACCACAGAAATAG